In one Oncorhynchus masou masou isolate Uvic2021 chromosome 23, UVic_Omas_1.1, whole genome shotgun sequence genomic region, the following are encoded:
- the LOC135510723 gene encoding endosialin-like: MGSPVRCAAVLVLSLLGLFCYTPPVWGQDLQERDALCNEDGCFVVYFQRKTFLDSWRSCKEKGGNLATVKLQEEADTIAALFSGVELRGQRTKVQVWIGLQRQPRQCSASRPLRGFSWTTGDQDTRYTNWLRDDSPSTCSAPRCVVMTYGTAAHEQHDHFKWLDGSCSVPVDGYLCRYTYKGMCPAVWSEGGGNALYSTPFSLLSSLLTHVPFGSVATVPCPGGSKEEQSVLCVLREDGTVGWSRETPLCSDTGEKSWCDRNNGGCEHFCQEAGEHYYCECSDGFQLGDDGQTCVAADPCHSAPCEFECLPLSDGYRCACPEGYMLSPDERGCLDVDECLQSPCEQLCVNAQGTFECRCREGYRPVEEGECEDVDECMEDPCEHACENTPGSHVCHCHLGFSPPTEEPSHCQDTDECQIPGTCQQMCVNYEGGFECYCEVGYELLSDHFSCRKIGEGEDSFPAATPSYPWITRHPGSMWDPHEPVYPWTPAQTNTDWPLETEESLDWLTDPPRVENDVIWVTSAPQDEPVPNHHPFMVPPMEEPEEEEEEEEEEYTPDWSTMILNSPAQVQPELESTLSPSPSPSPTSTPTPTPTSDWYEEEDDETTTSSSVLLTSTISGGAWNWLWFSPASHDQVFTTSQEPITEQHVPASNYDDTDDNEEEGDIDNGKVTSLPEQDQSPGENQDQHTPSLPPPVAPKTPITPNQGVVEGVNEREPAQEDESSQKQGGGNWLLVGLLVPLCIFIIIIVALGIVYCTRCAVMPRNTPATNCYHWISGAHDKQGAPNPSKGIQSHV, from the coding sequence ATGGGTTCCCCAGTGCGGTGTGCTGCTGTTCTAGTCCTCTCACTACTGGGtctgttctgttatactcccCCTGTATGGGGCCAGGATCTACAAGAGAGGGATGCTCTGTGCAACGAGGACGGCTGCTTCGTGGTCTACTTCCAGCGCAAGACCTTCCTGGACTCCTGGAGGAGCTGCAAGGAGAAGGGAGGCAACCTGGCCACAGTCAAACTCCAGGAGGAAGCTGACACTATCGCTGCTCTCTTCTCTGGCGTGGAGCTACGCGGCCAGAGGACCAAGGTCCAGGTGTGGATCGGTCTCCAGAGACAGCCTCGCCAGTGTTCTGCCTCTCGCCCTCTCCGtgggttctcctggactacaggtgACCAAGATACCCGCTACACCAACTGGCTACGGGACGACTCGCCCAGTACTTGTTCAGCCCCACGCTGTGTGGTTATGACCTATGGCACAGCAGCCCATGAGCAGCATGATCATTTTAAATGGCTGGACGGCTCGTGTTCGGTGCCAGTGGATGGCTACCTATGCCGCTACACGTACAAGGGCATGTGCCCGGCGGTTTGGAGCGAGGGGGGCGGCAATGCCCTCTATAGTACCCCCTTCAGCCTCCTCAGTAGCCTCCTTACCCACGTCCCCTTTGGATCTGTAGCCACAGTGCCCTGCCCGGGGGGCTCCAAGGAGGAGCAgtctgttctatgtgtgctaaGGGAGGATGGCACTGTGGGGTGGTCCAGGGAGACGCCCCTCTGTTCCGACACCGGAGAGAAGAGCTGGTGCGATCGGAACAACGGAGGGTGTGAGCATTTCTGCCAGGAAGCCGGGGAGCACTATTACTGCGAGTGCTCGGACGGCTTCCAGCTTGGTGATGACGGGCAAACATGCGTCGCTGCCGACCCGTGCCACAGTGCCCCCTGTGAATTTGAGTGCCTGCCCCTGTCGGACGGCTACCGCTGTGCCTGCCCCGAGGGCTACATGCTTTCCCCGGATGAGCGTGGCTGCCTGGATGTGGACGAGTGCCTGCAGAGCCCCTGCGAGCAGCTGTGCGTCAACGCCCAGGGGACCTTCGAGTGCCGCTGCCGTGAGGGTTACCGACCGGTCGAGGAGGGCGAATGTGAGGATGTGGACGAGTGTATGGAGGACCCGTGCGAACACGCCTGCGAGAATACACCCGGCTCTCACGTTTGCCACTGTCATCTGGGCTTTTCCCCTCCTACCGAGGAACCCTCCCACTGCCAGGACACTGACGAGTGTCAGATCCCTGGGACATGTCAGCAGATGTGCGTGAACTACGAGGGGGGCTTCGAGTGTTACTGCGAGGTGGGCTACGAGCTACTCTCTGACCACTTCTCCTGCAGGaagataggggagggagaggactcATTCCCAGCAGCCACTCCCTCCTACCCTTGGATCACCCGCCACCCCGGCTCCATGTGGGACCCCCACGAACCCGTGTACCCCTGGACCCCTGCGCAGACCAACACTGACTGGCCTCTGGAGACGGAAGAGTCCCTGGACTGGCTCACAGACCCCCCCAGGGTGGAGAATGATGTCATCTGGGTCACCAGCGCACCCCAGGATGAGCCCGTCCCAAACCACCACCCATTCATGGTCCCCCCCATGGAAGAGcccgaagaggaggaggaagaagaagaagaggagtaTACACCGGACTGGAGCACCATGATTTTGAATTCTCCAGCCCAGGTCCAGCCCGAGCTAGAGTCTACGCTCAgtccctctcccagcccctctcccacctctacccccaccccaacTCCCACATCCGACTggtatgaggaggaggatgacgaAACCACTACCAGTTCCTCAGTCCTCCTTACTTCGACTATCTCGGGAGGGGCGTGGAACTGGCTCTGGTTCAGCCCCGCCAGCCATGATCAAGTATTCACCACGTCGCAGGAGCCAATCACTGAGCAGCACGTCCCCGCGTCCAACtatgatgatactgatgataaTGAGGAAGAGGGGGACATTGACAATGGCAAGGTGACTTCCCTTCCAGAGCAGGATCAGAGCCCGGGTGAGAACCAGGACCAGCacaccccctccctgcctcctcctgtggctCCCAAAACCCCAATCACCCCCAACCAGGGCGTGGTGGAGGGGGTGAATGAGAGGGAGCCGGCCCAGGAGGATGAGAGCAGCCAGAAGCAGGGTGGTGGCAACTGGCTGCTGGTGGGCCTCCTGGTGCCCCTCTGCATCTTCATCATTATTATTGTGGCACTGGGTATCGTCTACTGCACCCGCTGCGCCGTCATGCCGCGCAACACGCCGGCCACCAACTGCTACCATTGGATCTCCGGAGCGCACGACAAGCAGGGCGCGCCCAATCCCAGCAAGGGGATACAGTCACATGTTTAA